CGGGCGGTTCAATTTCGATCGTCACCGACAGCGAGATCGTTGCCGCGTATCAGCTTGTTGCCCGGTCGGAAGGGGTTTTCTGCGAACCGGCCTCCGCCGCCTCGATCGCCGGCGTGCTCAAGCTCGTCAAAGCCGGCAAGATCCCCGATGGCTCGACCGTCGTCTGCATCCTGACCGGTCACGGCCTCAAGGACCCCGACAACGCCATCATGTTCGGCGAAAAGCCGGCGTTCATCCCCTGTAAAGCCGCAGCAGTCGCCAAAGCCCTTGGCTACTAGAGTCTCGATCACCCGCTGTCCCGATTATCGCCAAATCGATCTCGGCCAACTCCTCGCTCCCCTCGGCGGCATTCAAGCTTTTGTTAAACCGGGCCAAAAAGTCCTGATCAAACCGAACGCCCTCCTCGGCAAAGCACCGGACGACGCCGTGACGACCCACCCCGCCCTGATCGCCGCGGTCATCAGGGAGGTCAAAAAAGCGGGCGGGATCGCGCTGGTCGGCGACAGCCCCGGCAACGCCCACAGCAACGTGCCGCACACCATGGAACAGACCGGGATCAAACAGGCGGTGAAAGAAGCGGGCGGGATCCTGATCTACTTCCAGCAACAGGGAGTTGTGGCGGTGCCGAGCCCGAGCGGGAACAAGCGGCTGCCGACGCTGATGATCGCCAAACCGGCGCTCGAAGCCGACGTCATCATCAACCTGCCGAAACTCAAGACCCACAACCTGACCCAGTACACCGGCGCGATCAAGAACATGTTCGGCGTCGTCCCCGGGTTCAACAAGACCAGCTTCCACGCCGCCCATCCCCGCCCCCGCGATTTCGCCGAGTCGATCGTCGACGTCTTCCAGGCGGTCAGGCCGGCGCTCAATATCATGGACGCGGTGGTCGGCATGGAGGGACCGGGCCCGTCGAACGGCTCGCCGCGGAAATTCGGCGCGCTCCTCGCTGCGGCCGACGCGGTGGCGCTCGACGCCGTCTGCTCCGACCTGATCGGTTATAAACCGGCGGAGATCTTTACCACCACGGTCGCCGCCCGGCGCAAGCTGGGGGAAATGGACCTGGCCAAGATCGAGGTGGTCGGTCCGCGGCTGGACGAATTCCGGCAGGCGGACTGGAAAAAAGCTTTCAACGTTCAGGGGCTGGTCAACTGGCTTCCCGATTTCATCGTCAACCTGGCCGGGCCGATCGTCCGGCAATTGACCATTTATCCGGCCATCGACCAGGCTAAATGCGTCCAGTGCCTGGCCTGTTTCCATAACTGCCCGGCCAATACCATTATCCACGACCAGGCGGCCAAGGTCGTCTGGATCGACCAGAAAAACTGCATCAGCTGTTTCTGCTGCCACGAACTGTGCGAATACGACGCGGTCAAACTGGAACGTTCCTGGCTGGTACGCCTCCTCCGCCTCGGTTAATCCCCTGAAATTTACCGCCGATCGGCCGGAAATATAACCGGCCAACATGAGCATCATGCCGTTACCCAGAATATTACCGACCACCCGGGGGACCCGCCACCTGGTCACCCATTTGCGGGTCAACCTACCGGCCAGCGTCCCCGATCGCGACGAGATCGAGCTCCGCTGCGTCCACTCGTACGAGCGGTTAGCCCGGACTTACCGCGACGATCCGCAATTGTTGCTCCAAGCGGGCGCCCGGCAGGACCTGGCGCTTTATTCCCGCGAGTTCGGGGTCGACCTGGCCAGTCTGGATGTCCCGCCCGGCAAGCCGCGGGGCAAAGCGCTGTTCATCAAGCCCGGCTTCGCGGTCGCCGAACGCCAGTTCCAGCATCTCTACGGCAAGTCGCTTGACGTCGTCTGCGTCGATTCCGCCCTCCTGCCGCAATACGACCTGCCGCTGGAACCCTGGGCCAAAACGGTCGGTGTCGTCCCGGGCGCGCTGGAAGCCCTGCCGTTCCCCGACAACACGTTCGCTTATGTCATCGCCCGCCCCAGCCTGAAAGGGATCATTGATCCGCTCCGGGCGCTCGACGAAGCGATCCGGGTCGCGGCGCCGCAGGGAACGGTCTTGGCCTATTTTCTCAGCGCCGAGTGCGCCCGCGGCCTCTTCAATTTCCGGCACGAGGAGCTGATCACCCGGCTGGACGCGTATCGCGCGGAGCACGGCGCCGTTTATCGGGAATTCACCCCCCTGGTCGATCCGCGCAAAGGAGTGGGCCTCCGGGCGGTCAAATTGTGCGACTTCCCGCTTCCGCCGCTCGCTTAAATAATAACTGGCCTGAAATAATCCGCCAAATCTGCCGATATACATCCGTATGGGTATCAAGAGCGCCCTGACGCGCCTGTCGCTTACCGCCCGGACCAAACTGATCAATAAGGGGATCGGCCGGCAATATTTTCTCGGCAGCCAGAACCCGGTCGTCCGGGCGACCGCTTTTTGCGCCCGGCTTAGCAGCCAAACGCCGATGCAGGCGATCGCCGACGCGATCTTGAACGACTGCCTGAACGGCGATAAGATCATTGAAGCGGCCGCCAACGTCTACCGCGATCATTTCCGCCGGTTCCGTTTCAACGCCCATGAAAGCGACGCCCTAGCCATTCTGTTGCTCGAAAAGCCGCGCGTCCAAGAAGATCTGCTTTACGGCCTTTCGGTCGTCAATCTGCTCAAACACCTCGATCTCGGCTAAATTCTTCGCCCAAAGCCTCCGCCCGGCGCCAGCAACGGCGGAGTGCTATAATATCCCCATGAAAAGCGCCCCGTTTCTCCAGCGCGACAACGACCCGACAATCTGGTCGCTGATCGCCGTCAATTTGCTGACCATTCTGCTGGCGCTCAAGTTCAATTGGAGCCTGCTGGAGCTGATGTGGATCTACTGGGCGCAGAGCGTCACGATCGGCGTCTTCAATTTTTTCCGTTTGCTGACGGCCAGTTCCCCCTTTCCCGTCCACGTCACGATCAACAAGCAGTCGGTCACCCTGCAGACCAATTGGGCCAACGCGGCTTTTTTCGCCCTCCACTACGGCTTCTTTCACTTCATCTACGCGATCTTCCTGCTGGTCTTCACCTTCGCCGGCAGCGAGGTCTTTCCGGGCGCGGCCGCGATCAACTGGTGGTCGGTCCTCGGGGTCTCGGTGATGTTTATCGCCAACCACGGGTTCTCTTTTTTCTATAACCGGGAAAAGGACGCGGCCAAGGCCGACGCTTCCCGGCTGATGATGTTCCCCTACGCGCGAATCATCCCGATGCACCTGACGATCATCCTGGGAGCGGTAGTCGGCGAAATGTTCAGCTCACCCACCCTGGCCGCTTATTCCCCCCTCCTCTTATTTATGGGCTTAAAGCTGGCGGCCGACGTGATCATGCACCGGATCGAGCACCATTAAGCCATGAAAAAGCCGATCGTTATTGCCGTCGCTGTTCTGGTTTTCTGCCTGCCGGCCTTTGCCCTCTACCAGTTCGCCTTCCCGGCCGAAATGATCGGCCGGCGCTACGCCGCCGAAACCCGGCTCAAGAAAGACGGTTCCCTCTTTGGCCAGTCAACCACCAAATTCGAGAAATTGGCCTATCAGGGAAAAACCTACCTGGTCATGACCAGCCGGTCGTCCGGCACCATGCAAGGGAAACCGTTCACCAGCACCCTGGTCCGCTACTTCCTGCTGGCCGAGGGAAAGATAACCAGCTACTCGCTCAAAGGAGAAACCAAGAGTGACGGCAAGCCGTGGACCGATTACGACCTGAGATTTGACTGGCCCAGCCGGTCCGTTCGGGTGGACTACAACGACTATGTCAGAAAAGACAAGGTCGGCAAGACCGTCCCCCTTGAACCGGCGCTGGTAGCGGTCATGGACCTCGATCTTTATCTCCCATCACTGCCGGCCAGAGGCGTCCGGGAAGAGAAGGTGAAAACGCTCCTCCCCAACGGGCAAACATTCGGTTTTTTGCTGAAACTGACCGATCAGCCGGAAACCGTAACGGTCAAGGGGAAAGCCCTGCAAGCCCGGCGCGTTGAGCTTAAGCCGGACCTGGGCCTGATCAGCGCGGTGATCCCCAACGTCAACTACTGGCTCGACAACGATCCGCCGCACGGGCTAGTCCGCTTTGCCGGGCCGATCAGCGGGCCGGGCTCACCGGACGTTTTTCAAGAGATATTCCCCCTCGATTAATGGTATAATAAGGGTTCAAAGGAGTTGCCAATGGACATTTGCCAAAGCTGCAGCATGCCGCTGAGAAAAGATGAGGACCGCGGGACCAACGCCGACGGGAGCCGGAGCCGGGATTATTGCCATTTCTGCTATGCCGGGGGGAAATTCACCGATGAGGGGATCACCATGGAACAGAAGATCGAAAAAATGATCGCCCGGGCCAAAGAAGTGAATATCCCGCCGGAGAACGCCCGTCTCCTGGCCCAAAACACCCTGCCGACACTGAAGCGGTGGCGCTCCGCCGGGAAATAAGGCCATGTCAAGCACCCTGGACGGTCTTTCCAATCTGACCGCGGTCTCCGCCCGGATCGAGGCGCTCAAGAACGCCAAACTTAACAGCGCGGCGGCGCTGAACGCCACCGATTCGACCGCCACCGGCACCAATGTCGATTCTCTCCTGATCCAGAACGAACAGAATTTCAGCAAGATGCTGGATATTCTGACCGCCAGCAGCGACGATCAATCCGGCTCGGCCGATTCGACGTCCTTCCTGGGCGAACAGGATTCCACCCTGAACAGCCTGGCCGAGCAGCAAACGACCCTCAACCTGAAACGGCTTGCCGCCATGGAGGAAACTTCCCCGCTGATCGGCCGGACCGTCTCTTATTATACGGCCGACTCGGCCGCGCAAAAAAGCGGCGTGGTGAGCAGCGTCGCCTTCACCGACGGGTCATCCGGCGCGATCCTGGTCCTGGCCGACGGCGCCCGGGTCCCGACCGGCGCCGTGACCGAATTGAAGTAAGACCGACCTTTATGAACAAAGACATCGTCCTCGTCGCCAATAGCCCCGGTGAACTCTCCGCGCTGGTCCGGCCGATCGTGGCCGAACTGGCGCAGCGGCCCGGCTGCCGGATCATCCTGGTCCTGACCCCCTGCCAGTACACCAGCGGCGTGGAGGTCGAGTTCAGCCGGCAGATCAAGGGGATATCCGAGATCATCACCGCCGGGGAATACCGCAACTGGGCGATCATGAACCACCAGCCCAAAGTGAAGTTCGCGCCGCAGGGCGTCGTCCTGTTCCTCGGCGGCGACCTGCTCCACGCCATGCTCATCGCCAAAAAACTGAACTACCCGGCTTACGCCTACCTCAACGAGCGGATCGCCTGGAAGAATTTTTTCCGGCGGTTCTATGTCCCGGACGAGGCCGCCCTCAAGAAGTTCACCCGGCAGGCTCCCCGGGGCAAGGTCTCCCTGGTCGGCAACCTGATGGTCGACTCGATCGCCGAGCTGAAAAGATGGGCGCCGGAAAAGAACGTTGTCACCTTCATGCCGGGCAGCCGCAAATGGGAGATCGACTACATGACCCCGTTCTACAAACAGGTAATGGAGCTGATCCGGGCGGAAAACCCGGCGGTCAAGTTCCAGATCGTCAGCTCGCCGTTCATCCGGGCGCACGCGATCCCCGGCGCGAAAACGGTCCACTTCGAGGACATCCACAATTCCGAGCTCGTCGTAACGATCCCGGGGACCAACACCGCCAAGATCGCCGCCCGCGGCATCCCGCAGATCATCGTTTTCCCGCTCAATCACCCGGAAGTCATCCCCATGGAAGGGCTGGCGGACCTGCTCGGCAAGCTGCCGGTCATGGGGAAGCCGTTCAAGCGCTGGGTCGCAAATCTAATTGTGAAAAAGACCCAGTTCTTCGCCCTGCCGAACCAGAAAGCGGGGCGCGAGATCGCCCCGGAGATCCGCGGCGAGATCGAACCGCTCGGGGTCGCCATGAAGGTCGACGAACTGCTGCGCGACCGCGCCGCCCGGGAACGGATGTCGCTGGAACTGACCGCCGCTCTGGGCAAACCGGGCGCGGCCAAAAAGATCGTGGAGGAGATCTGTGGGGGAATATAACCGGCTGTTCAAGTACCTGCGGCCTTACCTGCCGCAGATCGTCGTCACCTGGTTCTGCACCATCCTGGTCACCGCCACCACCCTGCTCCTCGCCCCGCTGGCCGGCTACGCTTTCCAGGCGATCGGCGATAAAAACCTCGGTTCGCTCAACCTGGCCGTGCTCGGCGTCATCGGCCTGTACGTCCTGAAAGGGTTGTTCACCTACGGGCAGGAATACCTCTCCTACCTGGTCTCCAACCGGGTGATCGTCGACCTGCGGGTCCGCCTCTACGAACACCTGCAGGAACTCTCCCTCGATTTCTACGGTCGCTGGCATACCGGCGAGCTGCTTTCCCGGATGATGAACGATATCGCCAACCTCCAGCTGACGATCCTGACCAGTTTTACGGCGATCATCCCGCAAAGCCTGCTGCTGATCGGCCTGCTGGTCTACATCTTTGTCCTGAACTGGCAGCTGTCGCTGCTGATGCTGGTCGCTTTCCCCCTGATCGTCCAGCTGATGCGCTGGTTCGCTTCCGGCCTGCGCCAGATCAGCGAGCGGGTCCAGCAAAAAACGGCCGACATCACCGCCCACGTCCAGGAAACGGTCTCCCAGATCCGCGTCGTCAAGGCGTTCACGATGGAAAAGGCCGAGACGGAAAAATTCCGCGCGGAGAACGCCAAGGCGCTCAAGATCACCATGGGCGCCGTCCAGATCCTTTCGACCCAGAGCCCGGTCATCGCCCTGCTCCAGGCGACCGCCGCCGTCGGCATCGTCTGGCTCGGCGGCCTGCAGATCATCAACGGCCAGTTGACCCTGCCGCAGCTGATCTCGTTCGCCACCGCCCTCGGCATCATGACCGACCCGGGGAGCACGCTGAGCAAGGCGTTCGCCGTTATCCAGCAGGGGCTCGCGTCGAGCAAACGGATCTTCGAGATCATCGACACCGTGCCGAGCGTGGCCGACCGGCCCGGCGCCCAGCCGCTGCGGGAGATCGTCGGCCGGATCGAGTTCCAGCACGTCACTTTCGCTTACGACCGGGAACCGGTCCTGAACCATATCGACCTCGACGTCAAAGCGGGCGAAGCGCTGGCGCTCGTCGGCCGGACCGGCTCCGGCAAAAGCACCCTGGTCAATCTGCTTCCCCGTTTTTACGACCCGCGCGCCGGCCGGATCCTGATCGACGGCGTCGACCTCCGGGACGTGACCAGCGAATCGCTCCGCAAGAAGATCGCCATCGTGCCGCAGGAGATCGCCCTTTTCCGGGGGACGATCGAAGACAATATCGCCTACGGCAAACCGGACGCGACCTGCGATCAGATCCAGGCGGCGGCCAAGGCCGCGAACGCCCACCAGTTCATCAGCGCCCTCCCCAACGGCTACCTGACCGAGGTCGGCGAGCGCGGCGCCAAGTTGTCGGGCGGCGAAAAACAGCGGATCGCCATCGCCCGGGCGGTCCTGCGCGACCCGAAGATCCTGATCCTGGACGAGGCGACCTCGTCGCTCGACGCCGAGACCGAAGCGCTGATCCGCGAAGCCCTGGACAAACTGATGAAGGGACGGACGACCTTCATCATCGCCCACCGCCTTTACACCGTCGAACACGTTGACCGGGTCATCGTCCTCGACGGCGGGCGGATCGTCGAACAGGGGAACCACCGCGAGCTGCTGGCCAAGGGCGGCCTGTACCAGAAATTATACGAACTGCAGCTCCAGAACAAAGGATGATCGCCTTACTCTCTTTTAGCCAAGCGTGCTGCGGCCTGATCTTCCGGCTGCCGCCGCGCCTCGCGCTCGGGTTCATCCGCCTGAAGGCCAAAGGACTTTTTTGGATCGCCCGGCTGACCCCGCTCCGCCGGATCGTCAGCGCCAATTACCGCTGCTTTTTCCCGGAAGCCGACGCCGACGCGCTGGCCGACAAGCTGCTGGACAACGTCAGCCGCTCGATCATGGAAGTGCTCTGTTTCCCTTTTTTCCGCGCGGAGCATTTTCGGCTGCTCGGCCGGCTGGAAGGCCGGGAGAATCTGGACCTCGCCCTGGCCGACGGCAAAGGGGTCCTGCTCCTGACGATGCACACCGGCAACTACGAGTTCATGCAGGTCCTGCTGCCGCAGCTGGGGTACCATCTTAACGCGGTGATGAAAGCGCCGCCCGGCGACCGGCTTTTCCAGTTCATCAACCGGAGCCGAACGGCGACCGGCTGCCGGCTGATCAATGTCGAGACCGCCGACATGTACCGCGAATCGCTCGCCCGCCTGGCGGCTAACGAGATCGTCGGCCTGCTGATCGACACCGGCGCCCGGGAAAGCCGCAACGAAACGATCGTTTTCCTCGGCAAAAAAATGCCGGCGGCGACCGGCTGGCTGACGCTGGCGCAACGCTCCGCGGCGACGCTGATGATCTGCACCTGCCGGCGGGAAAACGGGCGGCTGGTGGTCAAGCTCGAGCCCCCTTTCCGGATCACCGCCGGCAACCGCGAGGCGATGCGGGAGCACGTCCGCCGCTCGTTCGACGAGTTCGTCCGCGCTTACCCCGACCAGTGGGCGCTCTTCCTCAATAAGGACGAGATCAGCGGGATCATGGACGAGAACCGATGAAAAAGAACGCCATCCTCCTCTGCCTGCTGGCCGCGGCGCTCTATTTCTTCCGGCTCGGCGCCTTTTCGCTCTACGACGCGGCGGAGACGACCTACGGCGAGTTCACCAAGAACATTTTACAAATGAACGATTGGCTGACGCTGCATTACAACGGCCAGGTCATTTTCGACAAACCGCCGCTCTACTATTGGCTGGCCGCCCTGCTTTCCCGGCTGGTCGGCTTCAACGAATGGGCGATGCGCTTTTGGGCGGCGCTGGCCGGCGTCCTGACCGTGCTGGCAACCTACGCCTTCGGCCAGCGTTTCTATAATGAGCGGGCCGGCTTCCTCTCCGGCGTCGTGGTGATGACCGCGTTCCAGTTCCTGGTCCAGTCCCGGATCGCCGAGCTGGACGTCGTGCTGACCCTTTTTCTCTTTAGCGCCCTTTTTCTTTTCCTGGCCGGTTATCAGACCAACGACCGACGTTATTATGTTTTAATGTATTTCCCCCTGGCTTTGGGGGTCTTGATCAAAGGGCTACTGGCCGTCGCCCTCCCCGGCTGCGCGATCTTTCTTTTCCTGTTGTTCAAAAAAGAGCTGGTCAAGATCAAAGGATTGGCGATCATCCCGGGCATTTTGATCGTCGCCGTGATCGGCCTGCCGTGGTATATCGCGGAATATCTGATCCACGGCCAAGTATTTTTGAATTTTGCCCTTGGATTTTTGTTTTTATCCCGGTTTCAGGGGGTGGTCGCCGGCCATACCGGCCCCTGGTACTACTATTTCCCGGCGCTGCTGATCGGCTTCGCCCCGTGGTCGCACCTTTTGCCGCTCGGCCTCTGGCAAACCTGGCAGGCCAAGAAAAACGACCCTGAATTATTGGCGCTCTGTTTTATCATCCCCGCCCTGATCGTCTTTTCGGTCGCCAAGACCAAGATCCCGAACTACGTCCTGCCGCTCTATCCGTTCCTGGCCCTGATGGTCGGTGCCGCCTGGGACAAATTACTGCGGGAACCGGGAACGGAGCGGCGCGGTTTCCTGATCGCGAACCTGTTCTTGGCCGTTGTCGTCGCGCTGATCTTCGCCGGGGTGATGATGGTCGGCAATAACCAGTACCCGGCGCAGTACGCGACACTGGTCCCGCCGCTCCAGGCGCTGGCCGCGGCGCTCCTCCTCGGCTCCGCCGCCGCGATCACGCTCTTTTTCCTGAAAGCTTACCGCCTTGCCTTTGCGGCGATCCCGGCGATGGTCTTTGTCATCGCGCTGGTCCTGACCCTTTGGGCGCTGCCGGCGGTCGAGCCGCTCAAGGGGGAAAAAGAGCTCGGCCAAAAGGTCACCGCCGTTATCCGGCCGGCGGAACGGATCGCCGCCTATAGTGTCGGCAACCGCCCGGGCATCGTCTTTTATAACAGCCGGACAGTCGTCATGCTCAGCACCGAGGCGGAAGCGCGCGGTTTTCTCAACGCCCGGCAAGGTTTTCTCTTTACCGCCGAACGCCCGCTGGCGTTCGGCCGCCTGTTCGCCAGACAGGGGGAGCTTTTTGTCTACCGCTGATGATATAATATAAACCATGAACAAACCGGAGCTGTCCGTCGGCATCCCGACCTATAACGAAGCAAAGAACATCGAAACGATGATCGTGCGCGTCAGCGAAGCGCTGAAGCAGCGCCACATCAAGGGCGAGATCATCGTCATCGACGACAGCTCGCCCGACGGCACCGCCCAGCTGGCCGACAGCCTGGCCGCCACTTTCCCGGTCCGGGTCTATATCCGGACCAAGCGCGAAGGCCCCGGCCCGGCCATCCTCGACGGGATCCGCCTGGCGCAGGCGCCGGTCGTCTGCATCATGGACGGCGACCTGAGCCATCCGCCTGAAACGCTGCCCGACATGTACCGCCTGATCAAGGACCAGAAAGCGCTGCTGGTCGTCGGCAGCCGCCACGTCAAGGGGGGCGGCACTTCCAAGTGGATCTGGTACCGGAAATTCTTTTCCTGGGGGGCGCGGATGCTCGGCCGCTTCCTGACCCCGGTTAACGACCTGACCGCCGGCTACTTCATGCTCGACAAAAAGATCCTCGAGGGGGCGCAGATCAACCCGATCGGCTGCAAGGTCGGCCTGGAGCTGATGGTCAAGGGGAACCATCAGGGCAAGGTCGTGGAATTCCCCATCGTTTTCCGCGAGCGCGAGGCCGGTGAAAGCAAAATGGGCTGGCGCGAGACCAGGCAATATCTCCAGCACCTGGTCAACTTGACCCTCTGGAAGCTCGCCCACCCGTTCCGGCGATGATCGATCTCTCGGTCATCATCGTCAACCGGAACGGCCGCCAGTTCCTGGCCGACTGCCTCAACTCCGTCTACAGCGCCACCCGCCAGGCGACCTTTGAGATCATTTTCGTCGACAACGGCTCGACCGACGATTCACTGGCTTTGGTCAAGGGGCAGTTCCCGGCGGTCAGGATCATCGCGAACCGGACCAACCTCGGCTTTGCCCCGGCCAACAATCAGGGGCTCAAGGTTTCCCAGGGCCGTTACGCCGTTCTGCTCAATACCGACACCGTCGTCCGCGACGGCGCCTTCGACCAGATGCTGAAGTTCCTGGACAAGTCGCCCAAGGCCGGCGCCTGCGGGCCGAAACTCCTGAACCG
This window of the Candidatus Margulisiibacteriota bacterium genome carries:
- a CDS encoding DUF362 domain-containing protein, translated to MATRVSITRCPDYRQIDLGQLLAPLGGIQAFVKPGQKVLIKPNALLGKAPDDAVTTHPALIAAVIREVKKAGGIALVGDSPGNAHSNVPHTMEQTGIKQAVKEAGGILIYFQQQGVVAVPSPSGNKRLPTLMIAKPALEADVIINLPKLKTHNLTQYTGAIKNMFGVVPGFNKTSFHAAHPRPRDFAESIVDVFQAVRPALNIMDAVVGMEGPGPSNGSPRKFGALLAAADAVALDAVCSDLIGYKPAEIFTTTVAARRKLGEMDLAKIEVVGPRLDEFRQADWKKAFNVQGLVNWLPDFIVNLAGPIVRQLTIYPAIDQAKCVQCLACFHNCPANTIIHDQAAKVVWIDQKNCISCFCCHELCEYDAVKLERSWLVRLLRLG
- a CDS encoding methyltransferase domain-containing protein, encoding MSIMPLPRILPTTRGTRHLVTHLRVNLPASVPDRDEIELRCVHSYERLARTYRDDPQLLLQAGARQDLALYSREFGVDLASLDVPPGKPRGKALFIKPGFAVAERQFQHLYGKSLDVVCVDSALLPQYDLPLEPWAKTVGVVPGALEALPFPDNTFAYVIARPSLKGIIDPLRALDEAIRVAAPQGTVLAYFLSAECARGLFNFRHEELITRLDAYRAEHGAVYREFTPLVDPRKGVGLRAVKLCDFPLPPLA
- a CDS encoding DUF6498-containing protein — encoded protein: MKSAPFLQRDNDPTIWSLIAVNLLTILLALKFNWSLLELMWIYWAQSVTIGVFNFFRLLTASSPFPVHVTINKQSVTLQTNWANAAFFALHYGFFHFIYAIFLLVFTFAGSEVFPGAAAINWWSVLGVSVMFIANHGFSFFYNREKDAAKADASRLMMFPYARIIPMHLTIILGAVVGEMFSSPTLAAYSPLLLFMGLKLAADVIMHRIEHH
- a CDS encoding zinc ribbon domain-containing protein gives rise to the protein MDICQSCSMPLRKDEDRGTNADGSRSRDYCHFCYAGGKFTDEGITMEQKIEKMIARAKEVNIPPENARLLAQNTLPTLKRWRSAGK
- a CDS encoding ABC transporter ATP-binding protein; this encodes MGEYNRLFKYLRPYLPQIVVTWFCTILVTATTLLLAPLAGYAFQAIGDKNLGSLNLAVLGVIGLYVLKGLFTYGQEYLSYLVSNRVIVDLRVRLYEHLQELSLDFYGRWHTGELLSRMMNDIANLQLTILTSFTAIIPQSLLLIGLLVYIFVLNWQLSLLMLVAFPLIVQLMRWFASGLRQISERVQQKTADITAHVQETVSQIRVVKAFTMEKAETEKFRAENAKALKITMGAVQILSTQSPVIALLQATAAVGIVWLGGLQIINGQLTLPQLISFATALGIMTDPGSTLSKAFAVIQQGLASSKRIFEIIDTVPSVADRPGAQPLREIVGRIEFQHVTFAYDREPVLNHIDLDVKAGEALALVGRTGSGKSTLVNLLPRFYDPRAGRILIDGVDLRDVTSESLRKKIAIVPQEIALFRGTIEDNIAYGKPDATCDQIQAAAKAANAHQFISALPNGYLTEVGERGAKLSGGEKQRIAIARAVLRDPKILILDEATSSLDAETEALIREALDKLMKGRTTFIIAHRLYTVEHVDRVIVLDGGRIVEQGNHRELLAKGGLYQKLYELQLQNKG
- a CDS encoding lysophospholipid acyltransferase family protein, giving the protein MIALLSFSQACCGLIFRLPPRLALGFIRLKAKGLFWIARLTPLRRIVSANYRCFFPEADADALADKLLDNVSRSIMEVLCFPFFRAEHFRLLGRLEGRENLDLALADGKGVLLLTMHTGNYEFMQVLLPQLGYHLNAVMKAPPGDRLFQFINRSRTATGCRLINVETADMYRESLARLAANEIVGLLIDTGARESRNETIVFLGKKMPAATGWLTLAQRSAATLMICTCRRENGRLVVKLEPPFRITAGNREAMREHVRRSFDEFVRAYPDQWALFLNKDEISGIMDENR
- a CDS encoding glycosyltransferase family 39 protein: MKKNAILLCLLAAALYFFRLGAFSLYDAAETTYGEFTKNILQMNDWLTLHYNGQVIFDKPPLYYWLAALLSRLVGFNEWAMRFWAALAGVLTVLATYAFGQRFYNERAGFLSGVVVMTAFQFLVQSRIAELDVVLTLFLFSALFLFLAGYQTNDRRYYVLMYFPLALGVLIKGLLAVALPGCAIFLFLLFKKELVKIKGLAIIPGILIVAVIGLPWYIAEYLIHGQVFLNFALGFLFLSRFQGVVAGHTGPWYYYFPALLIGFAPWSHLLPLGLWQTWQAKKNDPELLALCFIIPALIVFSVAKTKIPNYVLPLYPFLALMVGAAWDKLLREPGTERRGFLIANLFLAVVVALIFAGVMMVGNNQYPAQYATLVPPLQALAAALLLGSAAAITLFFLKAYRLAFAAIPAMVFVIALVLTLWALPAVEPLKGEKELGQKVTAVIRPAERIAAYSVGNRPGIVFYNSRTVVMLSTEAEARGFLNARQGFLFTAERPLAFGRLFARQGELFVYR
- a CDS encoding polyprenol monophosphomannose synthase, giving the protein MNKPELSVGIPTYNEAKNIETMIVRVSEALKQRHIKGEIIVIDDSSPDGTAQLADSLAATFPVRVYIRTKREGPGPAILDGIRLAQAPVVCIMDGDLSHPPETLPDMYRLIKDQKALLVVGSRHVKGGGTSKWIWYRKFFSWGARMLGRFLTPVNDLTAGYFMLDKKILEGAQINPIGCKVGLELMVKGNHQGKVVEFPIVFREREAGESKMGWRETRQYLQHLVNLTLWKLAHPFRR